Proteins from one Podospora pseudocomata strain CBS 415.72m chromosome 4, whole genome shotgun sequence genomic window:
- a CDS encoding hypothetical protein (EggNog:ENOG503P0QF) — protein MSSLPLPLDEDAPTGALAWFPYGRQDLPGWRFDVITLLAIIGESSVAEHAQTLTASRLCLLPRIIPAPQALLKPVRPQRLPEANAKMTGVHSGVVLDTVGFFANILQPLDEMKPFSFKVLEIKHTKEALEAIKADKTREEKGRLTTSAKGSNWWRRGWRGQQKPTAPHIKPTVDTTTVLTLSRPSFFGPANANPTEKPPTRKPTVRFATAAADDDLERGGSSSTTLTTSDNNHPHHLPHHRTSTIRPSVPATLCSPVHLLSIFSFALTLAIIILSALWEDGTAILAIVLMSLASSVVCYASLWKPVLMNRTTSGKVPEGDVVIRTREGAFLLIKCTEEVARELYSGTEECKYVVESDLYRLYMGLGMVLLMVSVVLLGNCGWNSQVLIGGGYICLNGLYWMMGLVEEKRFWDVDRRYTVRDVTKEDSKGAHAFPEGKDKWEKDRLEDDEIPSFTRTMWYAIRETKGQVAWVKRSGAMPKTKQWKRWLEEAQKMAEKGERGWKAVRRKGEIMREEGAEDDAEQMAPAQEVQRRGTVRGE, from the exons ATGTCCAGCCTTCCGCTGCCtctggatgaggatgctcCCACGGGAGCGCTTGCTTG GTTCCCATACGGCCGTCAGGATCTTCCAGGTTGGCGCTTCGAcgtcatcaccctcctcgccatcatcggcgAGTCCAGCGTCGCTGAACACGCCCAAACCCTCACAGCATCCCGtctctgcctcctcccacgTATCATTCCCGCCCCTCAAGCCCTCCTCAAACCAGTCCGGCCTCAACGACTTCCAGAAGCCAACGCCAAAATGACAGGCGTACACAGCGGGGTGGTACTCGACACGGTAGGTTTCTTCGCAAACATCCTACAACCCCTCGACGAGATGAAGCCCTTCTCCTTTAAAGTCCTCGAGATCAAGCACACGAAGGAAGCTTTGGAAGCCATCAAAGCGGACAAAACaagagaggaaaaggggagacTTACCACCTCCGCCAAGGGCAGCAACTGGTGGAGAAGAGGCTGGAGAGGGCAGCAaaaaccaacagcaccgcATATCAAGCCTACCGTTGATACCACCACagtcctcaccctctcccgaCCAAGCTTCTTCGGCCCAGCCAACGCCAACCCAACCGAAAAACCACCCACCCGTAAACCCACTGTTCGGTTCGCCACAGCAGCGGCAGACGACGACCTCGAACGAGGcggctcctccagcaccacgcTCACAACCTCTGATAAtaaccacccccaccacctcccccatcaccgaaCATCAACCATCAGACCCTCCGTCCCGGCAACGTTATGCTCCCCCGTGCACCTACTTTCGATTTTTTCATTTGCCCTCACACTGGcaatcatcatcctctccgccctctggGAAGACGGCACGGCCATTCTGGCCATAGTATTGATGTCGCTGGCCTCGTCGGTGGTTTGCTACGCCTCGCTGTGGAAGCCCGTTCTCATGAACAGGACCACTTCGGGCAAGGTGCCCGAGGGGGATGTCGTGATCAGGACAAGGGAGGGGGCGTTTCTGCTGATCAAATGCACCGAGGAGGTGGCGCGGGAGCTGTATTCCGGGACGGAGGAGTGCAAGTACGTGGTGGAGAGCGATCTGTACAGGCTGTacatggggttggggatggtgctgctgatggtgagcgtggtgttgctggggaACTGCGGGTGGAACAGTCAGGTGCTGATTGGGGGGGGTTATATCTGTTTGAACGGGCTGTattggatgatggggttggtggaggagaagaggtttTGGGATGTGGATAGGAGGTATACCGTTCGGGATGTGACCAAGGAGGATTCAAAGGGGGCGCATGCTTTTCCGGAGGGGAAGGATAAGTGGGAGAAGGATcggttggaggatgatgagattcCTAGTTTTACGAGGACGATGTGGTATGCGATCAGGGAGACGAAGGGGCAGGTGGCGTGGGTGAAGAGGAGCGGGGCGATGCCGAAGACGAAGCagtggaagaggtggttggaggaggcgcagaagatggctgagaagggggagagagggtggaaggcggtgaggaggaagggggagattatgagggaggagggggccgaAGATGATGCGGAACAGATGGCGCCTGCGCAGGAGGtgcagaggagggggactgtgaggggggagtga
- the GCN4 gene encoding General control protein (COG:K; EggNog:ENOG503P3HM): MNIQDLDLDDFTAFEGGASTTYSSPALPTVFDLSSSVSSTGQNLATVSPQELMMNEPFMSAPNSTAFTALTSPSLYNGSPDFCDSYETSPHFGGGGDFDSNPDNWFPLFPTTNTEPEAPKEALVGPKPEQSPVITAEELEVKSPASGHRRKSSTSPPTRHSSIAGVNSRRRDKPLPPIIVDDPTDTVAMKRARNTLAARKSRERKAARLDELEEKIEKLSAERDHWKQLALQLGAKE, translated from the exons ATGAACATTCAAG ACCTGGATTTGGACGACTTCACCGCCTTTGAGGGCGGTGCGTCTACCACGTACTCGTCGCCAGCTCTCCCGACTGTCTTCGATCTGAGCTCCAGCGTCTCGAGCACGGGGCAAAACCTGGCCACCGTCTCTCCTCAAGAGCTCATGATGAACGAGCCCTTCATGTCAGCACCCAACTCCACTGCTTTCACCGCTTTGACTTCGCCATCGCTGTATAACGGTTCCCCCGATTTCTGCGACAGCTATGAGACCTCTCCTCactttggaggaggaggtgattttgACTCCAACCCGGACAACTggttcccccttttcccaacaaccaacacgGAACCAGAAGCCCCCAAGGAGGCGCTTGTTGGGCCTAAGCCTGAACAGTCCCCAGTAATTACCGCCGAGGAGCTCGAAGTCAAGTCGCCGGCATCGGGACATCGTCGCAAGTCAAGCacttctccaccaacccgCCACTCGTCCATCGCCGGTGTCAACTCTCGCCGCCGCGACAagccccttcctcccatcatTGTCGACGATCCCACGGATACTGTCGCGATGAAGCGTGCTCGCAACACCCTTGCGGCTCGCAAGTCTCGGGAGCGCAAGGCGGCTCGCTTGGATGAGCTTGAGGAGAAGATTGAGAAGCTCTCTGCTGAGCGTGATCATTGGAAGCAATTGGCTTTGCAACTAGGTGCAAAGGAGTAA